In Arachis hypogaea cultivar Tifrunner chromosome 17, arahy.Tifrunner.gnm2.J5K5, whole genome shotgun sequence, a single window of DNA contains:
- the LOC114925666 gene encoding uncharacterized protein: protein MPNGKVLVVDLPRRTCDCGHFQVERLPCRHVIACCANQRLDWQLYVHDVHRMTEVRKVYRFEFVPLGDAKTWLAYQGPTLVTNPALRRTLKDRPKLTRYLNEMDSRNMHGPRICRLYGRQGHSRSRCPQHAGLSGAGDDSGP, encoded by the coding sequence ATGCCTAATGGAAAGGTGTTGGTAGTTGATCTTCCGCGACGGACGTGTGACTGTGGGCACTTTCAGGTGGAACGACTACCATGTCGACATGTTATTGCTTGTTGTGCAAACCAGCGACTCGATTGGCAGCTGTATGTGCATGATGTGCACAGGATGACAGAGGTTCGTAAGGTCTACAGATTTGAGTTTGTACCATTAGGCGATGCAAAGACATGGCTTGCTTATCAGGGACCCACATTGGTCACTAATCCCGCCTTGAGGAGAACATTGAAAGATCGTCCCAAATTGACCCGATACCTGAATGAAATGGACTCACGCAATATGCATGGTCCTCGGATATGCCGTCTCTATGGTAGACAGGGTCATAGTCGGAGTCGATGTCCTCAGCATGCTGGACTGAGTGGTGCTGGTGACGATAGTGGTCCCTAG
- the LOC112763904 gene encoding uncharacterized protein: MEYSSRKSVVAAIKSYTISRGVDYNVYEPEPLTFYVKCKTYGNGCNWLIRTSLIRKKGCWEIWRYNGRHTCTIGTISQDHSKLDSETVAEAIRPLVESDSSIKVKFKIAEVQSRFNYTISYQKAWLTKQKSIAKVFGGWKDSYQALPWWHSIVTQKMPDQLKYKGTPLVAVAQDGNQNIVPIAFVLLEGETTDAWHFFLRNLRRHVVKKDGVGMISDRHESIRAVVNRFGSNWQPPRACWMFCIRHIDSNFLRTFKIPHLQKLVVNIGYSRTVEEYNINYKRLEERGEAYARWCDAIGLRHWVLAFDEGHRWGHMTTNLVECINSVLKGA, from the exons ATGGAGTATAGTTCTAGAAAGTCTGTCGTCGCAGCAATCAAAAgttacactatctctagaggagtcGACTACAATGTTTATGAGCCTGAACCATTGACGTTCTATGTAAAATGTAAGACGTATGGGAATGGGTGCAACTGGCTTATCCGAACCAGCTTGATACGGAAAAAAGGTTGTTGGGAGATATGGAGATACAACGGTAGGCACACATGCACCATAGGAACAATTTCACAGGATCATTCCAAGTTAGATTCGGAGACAGTTGCTGAGGCTATAAGGCCATTGGTTGAGAGTGACTCGTCCATCAAGGTCAAATTTAAAATTGCGGAAGTCCAGTCAAGGTTCAACTACACCATCAGTTACCAAAAGGCTTGGTTGACAAAGCAGAAGTCTATAGCCAAAGTTTTCGGTGGTTGGAAGGATTCTTACCAAGCTTTGCCATGGTGGCACTCGATCGTGACTCAGAAGATGCCTGATCAATT AAAATACAAAGGTACACCTCTAGTTGctgttgcacaagatgggaaccaGAACATTGTGCCTATCGCCTTTGTCCTGCTAGAGGGCGAAACAACTGATGCGTGGCACTTCTTTCTAAGGAATCTACGAAGGCATGTTGTTAAAAAAGACGGTGTGGGTATGATCTCAGACCGGCATGAGTCAATCCGAGCAGTAGTAAATCGTTTCGGTAGTAATTGGCAACCTCCGAGAGCATGTTGGATGTTTTGTATAAGGCACATCGATAGCAACTTCTTAAGGACATTCAAAATACCGCACTTGCAAAAACTTGTTGTCAACATAGGGTATTCAAGGACAGTGGAGGAGTACAACATCAACTATAAGAGGTTGGAAGAGCGAGGCGAGGCATATGCCCGGTGGTGCGATGCCATTGGACTTAGACACTGGGTATTGGCATTTGATGAGGGTCATCGATGGGGCCATATGACGACGAACCTTGTGGAGTGCATTAATTCAGTTTTGAAGGGTGCCTGA